One Methanolinea sp. DNA window includes the following coding sequences:
- a CDS encoding radical SAM protein has protein sequence MAVWQENPVASYVGLHESGQLEHRVDAAWEILSSCRLCPRRCGVDRLGGETGYCGGGEMPKISSYGPHFGEEPPLVGFHGSGTIFFTGCTMRCAFCQNYEISQDGIGREVSCEYLARTMLLLQERGCHNINFVTPTHFVPQILRALTIAVNDGLTVPLVYNTGTYDSVDTLRILDGIFDIYMPDAKYGSDDVAIALSDAPRYVEIMQDAIVEMQRQVGDLVTVEGVATRGLIIRHLVLPGNLAQSEEVFRFIAENVSIDAYVNIMDQYHPCGRVRMFKDDPRYDALTRRLSPREFFAAVEAAKRAGLHRGIPLGDE, from the coding sequence ATGGCAGTGTGGCAGGAGAACCCGGTTGCCTCTTACGTGGGACTCCACGAATCGGGCCAGCTGGAGCACCGCGTCGATGCCGCGTGGGAAATACTCTCCTCGTGCCGCCTCTGCCCGAGGAGGTGCGGGGTGGACAGGCTCGGTGGGGAAACGGGGTATTGCGGCGGGGGTGAGATGCCGAAGATTTCATCATACGGCCCGCATTTTGGGGAAGAACCGCCGCTCGTGGGATTCCACGGTTCGGGGACGATCTTTTTTACCGGGTGCACGATGCGGTGCGCTTTCTGCCAGAATTACGAGATAAGCCAGGATGGAATAGGGAGGGAGGTGAGCTGCGAATACCTCGCTCGGACCATGCTCCTCCTCCAGGAGCGGGGATGCCACAACATCAACTTCGTGACACCGACCCATTTTGTCCCGCAGATCCTCCGTGCTCTCACCATTGCGGTAAATGACGGGCTCACGGTACCCCTCGTGTACAATACAGGGACGTACGACTCTGTCGATACGCTGCGGATCCTCGACGGGATCTTTGACATTTACATGCCGGACGCGAAGTACGGGTCGGACGATGTCGCCATTGCACTCTCGGACGCCCCCCGCTACGTCGAGATCATGCAGGATGCAATTGTCGAGATGCAGCGGCAGGTCGGCGACCTCGTCACAGTCGAAGGCGTAGCCACGAGGGGCCTGATAATCCGCCACCTCGTCCTCCCCGGCAACCTCGCGCAGAGCGAAGAGGTGTTCCGGTTCATCGCGGAGAACGTCTCGATCGACGCGTACGTGAACATAATGGACCAGTACCACCCGTGCGGCCGCGTTCGGATGTTCAAGGACGATCCACGCTACGACGCATTGACGAGGAGGCTCTCGCCGCGCGAGTTCTTCGCTGCAGTCGAGGCCGCGAAGAGGGCCGGACTGCACCGCGGCATTCCCCTCGGGGATGAGTGA
- the gmd gene encoding GDP-mannose 4,6-dehydratase: MKKALITGITGQDGSYLAELLLSKGYEVHGLVRRSSTLNLSRIAHIFPETEIAGTASSGTGLFLHYGDLSDSDQISTVMHRVRPDEVYNLAAQSHVRVSFDTPEYTGNITGLGTTRLLEAARRSNPDVRFYQASSSEMFGGSPPPQNEDTPFYPRSPYACAKLYAYWMTRNYREGYGMFACNGILFNHESPRRGETFVTRKITRGIAKILAGKEKVLALGNLEARRDWGYSPEYVECMWMMLQQESPDDFVIGTGETHSVQEFLDAAFEYAGLERDEHVVIDKKYFRPTEVDALVADPRKAERKLGWKARVKFSDLVKIMVDADMRAFGLEPIGEGDNIVEKRFGEKWWRGD; encoded by the coding sequence ATGAAAAAAGCCTTGATCACCGGGATTACGGGACAGGATGGATCGTATCTCGCGGAACTCCTCCTCTCCAAGGGTTACGAGGTCCACGGCCTCGTCCGGAGGTCATCCACTCTCAACCTGAGCCGGATAGCCCACATTTTCCCCGAGACGGAGATCGCGGGAACCGCGTCGAGCGGGACAGGGCTCTTCCTCCACTACGGAGACCTCTCGGACTCCGACCAGATCTCGACCGTCATGCACCGCGTTCGGCCCGACGAGGTCTACAACCTCGCAGCCCAGAGCCACGTCCGGGTGAGCTTCGATACACCGGAGTACACGGGCAACATCACCGGCCTCGGGACGACGCGTCTCCTCGAGGCGGCGAGGAGGAGCAACCCCGACGTGCGGTTCTACCAGGCCTCGAGCAGCGAGATGTTCGGCGGTTCACCCCCGCCCCAGAACGAGGATACCCCGTTTTACCCCCGAAGCCCGTACGCGTGTGCGAAGCTCTACGCCTACTGGATGACGAGGAACTACCGGGAGGGGTACGGGATGTTTGCCTGCAACGGCATCCTCTTCAACCATGAATCCCCTCGCCGGGGCGAGACATTCGTCACGAGGAAGATCACGAGGGGTATTGCAAAAATCCTCGCGGGGAAAGAAAAAGTCCTCGCCCTCGGGAACCTCGAGGCGAGGCGGGACTGGGGGTATTCACCCGAGTACGTCGAGTGCATGTGGATGATGCTCCAGCAGGAGAGCCCCGATGACTTCGTGATCGGGACGGGCGAGACGCATTCGGTACAGGAGTTCCTCGACGCGGCATTCGAGTACGCGGGGCTTGAGCGGGACGAGCACGTCGTCATCGACAAGAAGTACTTCCGGCCGACAGAGGTGGATGCCCTCGTGGCCGACCCGCGCAAGGCGGAGCGGAAACTGGGCTGGAAGGCACGGGTGAAATTTTCGGATCTCGTGAAGATCATGGTGGACGCGGACATGCGGGCGTTCGGCCTCGAGCCCATCGGAGAAGGGGACAATATCGTGGAGAAGAGGTTTGGGGAGAAGTGGTGGAGGGGGGACTGA
- a CDS encoding transposase: MDRKDPKWFLLERVLELITSRPAQQVFARNEIEPIPATLDAIAIVLTAMFFSCDCSFVIQELVNRRRLRKFLDIRTIPTVDSVYKTLSRFDETQFISLVNGILNSCCTRKRRWRKNTFIVDATAITLDLNWFRKKYTKKQLENRDYAWGYCPTHGHYIGYKLTLALDVHSLRPVCFLLHPGSPHDSVIFREIVSELKRRRIARIGDTIVFDKGYYAYDNYVEGIFAFSIVPAIFAKRNFSLPKLLRKLNFPLWIFGRSDTKQLVQRYTSLARWLVMYLRDEIQLVEKGSLIEDVFKMAKNAFGLKRIHKYTTRSVKKTVCLNVLLLELVISLGFGDKIRLQRLAEW; encoded by the coding sequence GTGGATCGCAAGGACCCAAAATGGTTTCTCCTCGAACGAGTCCTGGAACTCATCACCAGTCGTCCCGCCCAACAGGTATTTGCGAGAAACGAGATTGAGCCCATTCCCGCAACTTTAGATGCAATCGCGATCGTTCTCACCGCGATGTTCTTCTCTTGTGATTGTTCCTTTGTCATCCAGGAATTGGTAAATCGCAGGAGACTCCGTAAATTCCTGGACATTCGCACGATTCCCACGGTCGATTCAGTCTATAAAACACTGAGCAGGTTCGATGAAACCCAGTTCATCTCCCTCGTGAACGGGATCCTCAATTCCTGCTGCACGAGGAAGAGGAGATGGAGGAAGAACACGTTTATCGTGGATGCAACCGCGATTACCCTCGATTTGAACTGGTTCAGGAAAAAGTATACGAAGAAACAGCTGGAGAACAGGGACTACGCGTGGGGGTATTGTCCTACCCACGGCCACTATATCGGCTACAAACTCACACTCGCACTCGATGTGCATTCCCTGCGGCCGGTCTGTTTCCTGCTCCATCCGGGATCTCCCCACGATTCTGTCATTTTCCGTGAAATCGTGAGTGAATTGAAAAGGCGCAGAATCGCCCGGATCGGTGATACAATCGTCTTTGACAAGGGATACTACGCGTATGATAACTACGTGGAGGGAATCTTCGCGTTCAGCATCGTCCCGGCGATCTTCGCTAAGAGGAACTTCTCATTACCCAAACTGCTCAGGAAACTCAATTTTCCCCTCTGGATTTTCGGGAGGTCTGATACGAAACAACTCGTCCAGAGATACACTTCCCTGGCGCGTTGGTTGGTGATGTACCTCCGCGACGAGATCCAACTCGTGGAGAAGGGATCCCTCATCGAGGATGTTTTCAAAATGGCGAAAAATGCATTCGGTTTGAAGAGGATCCACAAATATACAACGCGATCTGTGAAAAAGACGGTCTGCCTGAATGTACTTTTACTCGAGCTCGTTATTTCTCTGGGATTTGGCGATAAGATTCGATTACAGCGGTTGGCTGAGTGGTGA
- a CDS encoding D-glucuronyl C5-epimerase family protein, which translates to MEGGLRVKKSIIIIIFIFLLFFLAVTLPKAIDFSEKVDYCSLNGYSLPTKDGYYYLPSENFSTIRSERTFDNKGVVVYDYGGTIGKQYNPVTISQYVLSIAPYAYTNEEAYDSMRINLEFLLLNANITPKGNIIHPYNFDWPTNNESAPWYSSMAQGQAASAFLWGYRISNETRFYEGAKKSILALIEENSSVPFIKQKNGGKWLKEYPHYKYEVLDGSLAAIAGVYDLYRSLDESDPDKYLVESLLKDSIDGFKKSSHEFRSTFFGHYFDNSKIVPNPSYYSCNLAWLKYLSNYDPELEIIREGYIMKNCNLFKEIFIWYWNTTIYYIFHKTIL; encoded by the coding sequence GTGGAGGGGGGACTGAGGGTGAAAAAATCTATTATTATTATAATTTTCATTTTTTTATTATTTTTTCTCGCTGTAACATTACCAAAAGCAATTGATTTTTCGGAAAAAGTGGATTATTGTAGTTTAAATGGTTATTCTCTACCAACAAAAGATGGTTATTATTATCTGCCATCTGAAAACTTTTCAACAATTCGAAGTGAACGAACTTTTGATAATAAAGGGGTCGTAGTATATGATTACGGAGGGACAATTGGAAAACAATATAATCCGGTCACTATATCTCAATATGTTTTATCAATTGCACCATATGCCTATACAAATGAAGAAGCGTATGATTCAATGAGAATAAATTTAGAATTTTTATTGTTAAATGCAAATATCACTCCTAAAGGTAATATAATCCATCCCTATAATTTTGACTGGCCGACGAATAATGAGAGTGCACCATGGTATTCATCCATGGCTCAAGGACAAGCAGCATCTGCTTTCTTGTGGGGATATCGAATTTCCAATGAGACAAGATTTTATGAAGGAGCAAAGAAGTCCATACTCGCATTAATTGAAGAGAATTCATCTGTCCCATTTATCAAACAAAAAAATGGAGGAAAATGGTTAAAGGAATACCCTCATTATAAATATGAAGTTCTTGACGGTTCTTTGGCTGCAATTGCGGGGGTATATGACTTGTATAGATCACTTGATGAATCTGATCCAGATAAATATTTAGTAGAGAGTTTATTGAAAGATTCTATAGATGGTTTTAAAAAATCTTCGCACGAATTTAGAAGTACTTTTTTTGGACATTACTTTGATAACAGTAAAATCGTTCCTAATCCAAGTTATTATTCGTGTAATTTGGCTTGGTTAAAATATCTATCGAATTATGATCCTGAGCTTGAAATAATAAGAGAGGGGTATATTATGAAAAATTGTAATTTATTTAAAGAAATATTTATTTGGTATTGGAATACAACAATCTATTACATATTTCATAAAACAATTCTTTAA